The genome window GTCAATCTTGAATTCGGTTCGTGTCTTCGCGTTTTTAGTAGAGATCGAAGTTGAGTGGGTGCTTATTCTGATCCCTCTGAGGTGTCCTCAATTAGGATTGAATCGGCAGGAAGGTTCAACAAGTAAGCAGACTTCTCAATCAAATAATCGCGGTGTGCCTCAATCGCTTCTGGAGACCAATCACCATAGTCTCTGCGAGCTACTCGCAGTGCCAGGTCGAAACTTGAACGCGGTTTACCCCGCTTCCCCTGATAGATAGCAGCTTTCTCATCAAATGGCTTCTGAGCAGCCTTTGCATTGAGATCGTACTGTAGAGGAATCAAATTCCCGAGCGTGTTTCTCAACTGACTTGCCTCCTCTCTGCTGAAATTGTCTTCCCAGTAATCGTATTTTTCCATTGCAGAAGCGTATGACTTGGGAAGCACGTGTTCTATATGCATTCCACCGCCTCTCTTCTTAATCCGCTCAACCTTCTGCGAATCACTCAGGCTGTATTCAATAGCAATCAGCAGGCTCTTGTGCCACTTTTCGTCTCCATATACATTATCAGAATACAGGCCATCTCGAACCCGTTCCGGAATATTATCTCGCTTCCTCTTACTCTCAATATACTCCTGGATCTCCTCCAAACTGGCACCATCACGCAGCAGAGTCAGAATCTTGATTGAGGGTATCTTGATTTTCTCACTGGTATAGTCTCCAATCCAGTACGAATAGTAGAATCCGATGAGCTCATCACGCAACTCGTCAAAGTAATCAAGACCGTCTTTCTTAGCGCCAATAAGAATCGTCTTCCAATACAAAGTATGTGACAGATTTTCTAGGATGAAGATTTCTTTCGAACCTGAGTTTTCGATCAGGTTGTAATTGTCCACGAAGTCCCGAATATCTTTGACAATTTTCTTAGGGTTCTGTCCTTCAAACTCGGACTTCAGCTCCTGATACCTCGTTTCCTGTGCCTTGGACTGTTGAAGATACAGCCGATACATTCCAAGGATACTGTCCAAGGTATCATAGTCATCATCAACCTTCGTAGTGATTTCCTGCCAGACCTCGATTACATCGTCCTTGTCTTCATCATCCTCCAAATTGCTAAGCAGATAGCTCTTGGTGAGATCAGAAACCGTCAAATCCTTCCCACGAGTATTGATGGTCTGGAAAAGCCTGACAGCATGTGTAAGATCATCGCTGATGATTCTAATCAGTTCGATATTCTGATCGATGAACTCGAAGAAGTCGTTGAGATCTTCATGTCTATCTCCAAACTTTGTCTCCAGACAATCTATCAGGATTTCAGCAGCCTCAGTGTACCTGTTTTCCTCGTCTAAGTCTATCGATTTGAGTACTGATTGTTCAAGATCAGTTTGCTTACTTGTTCTCAACCGAGGCCTCTCTAACGCCTGTTCATGGAGTCTTCCTTCGACCCTTCTCTTGTTCATATCGCTCAAGTAATCGTGGAAATGGTCGTTGAAGATTGCATAGAGAATGATGAGAGAAGTCATCCTCTGCTGTCCATCCAATATATCAAAACGTGAATCGCCGTCCTCTTTCACCAAAATAACCGATCCCAGGTAGTAGGGACTGTCTCGGTCCTCACTCCACGATTCGTAGAGGTCATCAATCAACTGATCAATATGCGATTTCTCCCAGCTATACGGTCGCTGATACCGAGGAATTTGATAAAGGTCCTCCTCACCATCAAACAGATCCCGGCACTTCACCGGATCCGGATTGAAACTGTGCTGCATTATACAGACTGAATCAAACTACAGTTCTTTAAGGATTTTCACAGAGCTCTCAATACATATTCCGACCTACCGAAAGCACAGGATTCCCTATATCGATGGTGACTGCTCGAGGGTGCATTCCCGAACAGCATTTGAGGAACTCAGCGTAGGTGTGTCGAGGTTTCAACTTTTCAATTGGACAAACCAGCTTGCTCGCAGTTGTTTATTCCCCTAGGATGGGTGCAGGGTGCAGACAAGGCACCTCGCGAACTACTGATGGCGACTAAGAAGATCTACGAAACTGGCTTCGCCGAAGACGTATCGAACAACAACACACCATGTCCCGAGTGTTACGGACACGTGAGAACGAATGCAGTTGAGACGATCTGCGAGGATTGTGGGCTCGTCATCGACGAATAGCGGATCAACCACGGGCCGGAGTGGCGATCGTTCAAAAGTGACGACGAAACTCCGAATCGTGCAGGTACACCACTTACCGTCGCACGTCATGACCGAGGTATATCACAAAAATCGGTCGCAGGACCGATTCAAACGGGAACGAGCCCTTCGGGAGAAAGCACCAGCAGTTAGCTCGAATACGGCGTGAGTAGACCCATAGTCGGTTACAGCCGAAAGCCGAGTGAAACCTCGCACACGGCTTGGGCGAGGTCAGCGAGATGGCCCCGTCCCGGAGTCGGGAGTCACGAACGCCTATAAAACGCTGAACGAAAAGCTAGGGCACCCTGCCAAGCCCGTTTCCCCCATATATTCGTGCCGCGCCTCGCCTCGGTCCTTGAGTGTCCGGACGCATCACGAGACACTAAAGGAACAAGTGGTCTAATCGATGTACGAGTTGGAGAAGGAATAATTTTCTGAGAAATCTATTTGTTTCTACAATGCGTAACCTCCCCTATGACCGAGACATGGGACGACGTCAACGAACAGGTCAAAGCGGACTGGAAAGACGACACCACACCGTTCGAGCGTGTGTACGAAATCGTCGAGCAAACCCACGATGGACAATCGGCAGCCGAGATCGCCGATCGAGCGCTCGTGAGCGAGCCGACAGCGCGTCGCCACTCCAAGGCGCTCGTGAACACGGGCTTCGCCGAGACCGAACAAGACGGCCAAACAACGCTATACAAGCGAAACAGTGACCAGGTCTTGATGGCCCGGATGCGTGAGCTGCGTGAGGAGGTCACCCGCTCGGAGTTGCTTGACAGCATCAAGGACATGAAGGCCGAGATACGACGCTACGAGGACCGCT of Natranaeroarchaeum aerophilus contains these proteins:
- a CDS encoding winged helix-turn-helix domain-containing protein, producing the protein MTETWDDVNEQVKADWKDDTTPFERVYEIVEQTHDGQSAAEIADRALVSEPTARRHSKALVNTGFAETEQDGQTTLYKRNSDQVLMARMRELREEVTRSELLDSIKDMKAEIRRYEDRYDVVSPEELAQQLDADETAGWDDLTAWRTTRQNLAVAQAALAYDEASHQLAV
- a CDS encoding DUF262 domain-containing protein, translated to MQHSFNPDPVKCRDLFDGEEDLYQIPRYQRPYSWEKSHIDQLIDDLYESWSEDRDSPYYLGSVILVKEDGDSRFDILDGQQRMTSLIILYAIFNDHFHDYLSDMNKRRVEGRLHEQALERPRLRTSKQTDLEQSVLKSIDLDEENRYTEAAEILIDCLETKFGDRHEDLNDFFEFIDQNIELIRIISDDLTHAVRLFQTINTRGKDLTVSDLTKSYLLSNLEDDEDKDDVIEVWQEITTKVDDDYDTLDSILGMYRLYLQQSKAQETRYQELKSEFEGQNPKKIVKDIRDFVDNYNLIENSGSKEIFILENLSHTLYWKTILIGAKKDGLDYFDELRDELIGFYYSYWIGDYTSEKIKIPSIKILTLLRDGASLEEIQEYIESKRKRDNIPERVRDGLYSDNVYGDEKWHKSLLIAIEYSLSDSQKVERIKKRGGGMHIEHVLPKSYASAMEKYDYWEDNFSREEASQLRNTLGNLIPLQYDLNAKAAQKPFDEKAAIYQGKRGKPRSSFDLALRVARRDYGDWSPEAIEAHRDYLIEKSAYLLNLPADSILIEDTSEGSE